A DNA window from Iodobacter ciconiae contains the following coding sequences:
- a CDS encoding anaerobic sulfatase maturase — protein sequence MHITAKPTSFQCNIRCDYCFYLEKKSQFTHTSWMDDETLEVFIRNYISASSHDVYFTWQGGEPTLAGLDFFRRAVQLQKRHGKDKKIFNALQTNGLLLNEEWCDFFREHNFLIGISIDGPRDLHNTYRKNRAGRGTFDKVMSAIELLKGYKIPFNTLTVVNNINVNYPLEVYEFLKSIGSNHIQFIELLETTKPNIKFCDVPINFNVINFSVPSDQYGHFMAKIFKTWVTQDVGTIFIRQFESFISRVLGNGHTSCVFQSKCQDNFIIESNGDIYECDHFVYPDYKIGNINQNSLNNLHSEKLSKEKGVLARECRECDYLSICNGGCPKHRIKLGDGAGVSYFCNGYKILFSTMVPYLNAMVELEKNKIPLVHIMDDRIANALNVNF from the coding sequence ATGCATATAACAGCCAAACCTACCAGCTTTCAGTGCAACATTAGATGTGATTATTGTTTTTATTTGGAGAAAAAGAGCCAATTCACACATACCTCTTGGATGGATGATGAAACACTTGAGGTTTTTATCCGAAATTATATTTCAGCATCCAGCCATGATGTCTATTTCACTTGGCAAGGGGGAGAGCCCACCTTGGCTGGATTAGACTTTTTCCGACGAGCAGTCCAGCTTCAGAAACGCCACGGGAAAGACAAGAAGATCTTCAATGCATTACAAACAAATGGTCTTTTGTTGAATGAAGAATGGTGTGATTTTTTCAGAGAACATAATTTTTTGATAGGCATATCTATTGACGGTCCACGAGATCTGCATAATACCTACCGCAAAAATCGTGCCGGCAGAGGTACTTTCGATAAAGTGATGTCAGCTATCGAGTTATTGAAGGGTTATAAAATTCCTTTTAATACATTGACAGTAGTGAATAACATTAATGTAAATTATCCATTAGAGGTTTATGAATTCCTAAAATCTATTGGCAGCAATCATATACAATTTATTGAACTGTTAGAAACGACAAAACCTAATATAAAATTCTGTGATGTTCCTATAAACTTTAATGTTATTAATTTTTCGGTACCGTCTGATCAATATGGTCATTTTATGGCTAAAATATTCAAGACTTGGGTAACCCAAGATGTTGGCACTATTTTCATTCGCCAATTTGAGAGCTTTATTAGTCGAGTTCTTGGTAATGGTCATACCAGTTGTGTGTTTCAATCGAAATGCCAGGACAATTTCATTATCGAATCTAATGGAGACATTTACGAATGCGATCATTTTGTCTATCCAGATTATAAAATTGGTAATATAAATCAAAATTCACTCAACAATTTGCATAGTGAAAAACTGTCTAAAGAAAAAGGTGTTTTGGCTCGAGAATGCCGTGAATGTGACTATTTATCTATATGTAATGGTGGTTGTCCTAAACACAGAATTAAATTAGGAGATGGAGCAGGGGTATCTTACTTCTGTAATGGCTACAAAATTTTGTTTTCTACCATGGTGCCTTATTTAAATGCCATGGTTGAATTAGAAAAAAATAAAATACCATTAGTCCATATCATGGATGATAGAATTGCTAATGCATTAAATGTAAACTTTTAA
- a CDS encoding FIST signal transduction protein: protein MQIAQIKLGHFSQLASRIGELSAIDPQWLLVFASKNFLVDTPLFSELQQSFPLAALLGCSTAGEISAGGVSENSCVITAVHWRFGVPHCALTQLENMQDSEQAGQRLASQLQMPMAGVLLFAQGVHINGSALLAGLESGLPAGLPIMGGLAGDGTEFNQTVVLSRAGVSANGAVAMAIPVGVSVGHGSYGGWKPFGLARRVTRHEGNILFELDGEPALDVYKRYLGEYAEQLPSSGLLFPFEMLAQDYSTVGVVRTILGVDEASGSLILAGDILSDGYLRLMHASNDALVEGAESAALAAQGPSGEVSGLGLLVSCVGRKLVMGGRIDEEIEAVAGVLGPNMSLAGFYSYGEISPLQGTLGCKLHNQTMTISILSDSQNE from the coding sequence ATGCAAATTGCGCAGATCAAACTAGGGCATTTTAGTCAGCTTGCTAGCCGGATTGGGGAGCTAAGTGCAATTGATCCCCAGTGGTTGCTGGTGTTTGCCAGTAAAAATTTTCTGGTGGATACACCTTTATTTAGTGAGTTGCAGCAAAGTTTTCCTTTGGCTGCATTGTTGGGTTGTTCAACCGCAGGAGAGATTTCTGCTGGTGGTGTGAGTGAGAATAGCTGCGTGATTACGGCTGTTCACTGGCGTTTTGGTGTGCCGCATTGTGCACTGACGCAATTGGAGAATATGCAAGACAGCGAGCAGGCCGGGCAGCGCTTGGCAAGTCAGCTTCAGATGCCCATGGCGGGAGTTCTACTTTTTGCCCAGGGAGTTCATATTAATGGCAGTGCATTGCTTGCAGGGCTGGAAAGTGGTTTGCCCGCAGGCTTGCCGATTATGGGGGGGCTGGCGGGCGATGGTACCGAATTTAATCAAACGGTGGTGCTAAGTCGCGCGGGGGTGAGTGCGAATGGGGCGGTGGCTATGGCGATCCCTGTCGGGGTCTCTGTAGGGCACGGCTCTTATGGTGGATGGAAGCCTTTTGGCCTGGCCCGGCGGGTTACCCGTCATGAGGGCAATATTTTATTTGAACTGGATGGTGAGCCTGCTTTGGATGTCTATAAGCGCTACCTGGGGGAATATGCCGAACAGCTGCCTTCTTCGGGCTTATTGTTTCCGTTTGAAATGCTTGCTCAGGATTATTCCACTGTTGGAGTGGTGCGGACCATCCTAGGGGTTGACGAGGCTAGCGGCAGCTTGATTCTGGCGGGGGATATACTGAGTGATGGTTATTTGCGCCTCATGCACGCCAGTAATGATGCCCTGGTAGAGGGGGCCGAGTCGGCGGCTCTGGCCGCACAGGGGCCTTCGGGGGAAGTAAGTGGGCTGGGGCTGCTAGTGAGTTGTGTGGGCCGTAAACTGGTGATGGGGGGGCGCATTGATGAAGAGATAGAAGCCGTTGCCGGGGTGCTGGGGCCGAACATGAGTCTGGCTGGATTTTATTCTTATGGTGAGATCAGCCCTTTGCAAGGAACATTGGGCTGTAAATTACATAATCAAACGATGACCATCAGTATTTTAAGTGATTCACAGAATGAATAG
- a CDS encoding PAS domain-containing hybrid sensor histidine kinase/response regulator, with amino-acid sequence MNRLLARQLKLYLAWADESAVEAMLQAVDLAAADIGDPPVAMLLGNFRRLLLAIDESYQLFDRDVALGSRSLQISSDELTKANNTLRQEVLARQRAIDALWETANRLQASLGRPALGKESAGLEQLSVLMGSLLSERQQAEAALLQQEVQFRALVGNIPGVVFRGQIDYPRGMHYINDEIEVLTGYASESFLLPHVVHSYGALVFQEDQALLEKTVNMALTQQDRYSVEYRILHISGAVRWVLERGQIVRNVAHQPEYLDGIVFDITDQKQAAIQLRQLSAAIEANPVPVLITDVQGEIEYLNPRFEQTFGFSLAEIRGETPNVLLPLEADLLAYQEIWQSLSCGDEWRRDIRHRCKSGQLIWMSVSVSPIRDVGGKVTHFVAVYDNIELRKAAEEVLIKAKEASDQANQLKSDFLANMSHEIRTPMNAIIGMTHLALKTDLNKQQRDYLTKTSSTAESLLHILNDILDFSKIEANRLQMEQLPFRLESVLEKLASLHILKAEEKGLQLHIELAADCDFSLLGDSLRIGQILNNLVGNAIKFTPEGEVRVQVTLLEALDQRVHLQIAVNDTGIGLTEAQIAQLFKPFSQADSSTTRQFGGTGLGLSICKCLVELMEGRVWVESALGQGSTFYISLWLMRSAEHISPDRVSGPVQRLDGVRILLVEDNVLNQQVAYELLSGVGANVMIARHGGEALGWLSIDPLPCDLILMDLQMPVVDGHQATKLIRSDSRFDSLAIIAMTAHAMSDERQRCLDLGMSDYITKPIQPNELFATVAKWVGKSICPQQIKSEPVLIRPVNESALPQLPGINTQEVLQRLGGNIELARHLFQQFYQDYQQGAESFQLLLKTDCKGAERWVHSIKGVAGILGMHELIQVAEPLERQLYLYPGDAGDTFSAFEKVLNHMLDVVGHGYIPPAKLQKELRLDTEKVGLLIKQLSDLLADFDGDSVDVYYRLREQLEGWVELAVLDRLGESINAFDFDKAIKNLALLEKKL; translated from the coding sequence ATGAATAGATTGCTTGCACGTCAGTTAAAGCTTTATCTGGCTTGGGCTGACGAGTCAGCAGTAGAGGCTATGCTGCAAGCTGTAGACCTTGCTGCTGCAGACATTGGTGATCCGCCTGTGGCAATGCTGCTGGGTAATTTCAGGCGTTTGTTGCTGGCAATTGATGAATCCTATCAGCTATTTGATCGGGATGTGGCCTTGGGGTCACGCAGCTTACAAATTAGTTCGGATGAGTTAACTAAAGCCAATAACACTTTACGCCAGGAGGTGCTGGCCCGGCAAAGGGCGATCGATGCTTTATGGGAAACGGCCAATCGCTTACAGGCAAGCCTGGGACGACCGGCCCTGGGCAAGGAAAGCGCCGGTCTTGAACAGCTTTCTGTACTGATGGGGAGCTTGCTAAGCGAGCGTCAGCAGGCAGAAGCCGCATTGCTACAGCAAGAGGTGCAATTTCGTGCCCTGGTGGGCAATATCCCGGGTGTGGTTTTTCGCGGGCAAATTGATTATCCACGTGGAATGCATTACATCAATGATGAAATTGAAGTGCTAACCGGCTATGCGTCAGAGAGTTTTCTGTTGCCCCATGTTGTGCATAGTTATGGCGCTTTGGTTTTTCAAGAAGATCAGGCTTTACTTGAAAAAACGGTCAACATGGCTTTAACGCAGCAGGACCGTTATTCGGTGGAATATCGGATTTTGCATATAAGTGGTGCCGTACGCTGGGTGCTGGAGCGCGGGCAAATTGTTAGAAATGTGGCTCACCAGCCGGAATATCTGGATGGTATTGTTTTTGATATTACGGATCAGAAACAGGCTGCTATCCAATTGCGCCAGCTTTCTGCCGCGATTGAGGCTAATCCTGTTCCTGTGCTTATCACAGATGTACAGGGAGAGATTGAATATTTAAATCCAAGGTTTGAGCAGACATTCGGGTTTTCATTGGCAGAGATCAGGGGCGAAACACCTAATGTGCTGCTGCCGCTCGAGGCTGATTTGCTGGCTTATCAGGAGATCTGGCAAAGTTTGTCGTGTGGGGATGAATGGCGCCGGGATATTCGTCATCGCTGCAAGTCCGGGCAATTAATCTGGATGTCCGTTTCGGTGTCGCCTATTCGGGATGTGGGCGGCAAGGTCACACATTTTGTGGCGGTATATGACAATATTGAGCTGCGTAAGGCTGCTGAAGAAGTACTGATTAAGGCAAAAGAGGCATCTGATCAGGCCAATCAGCTTAAAAGTGATTTTTTAGCCAATATGAGCCATGAAATTCGTACTCCTATGAACGCTATTATTGGTATGACCCATCTGGCTTTAAAAACCGATTTGAATAAACAGCAAAGAGATTATTTAACAAAAACCAGCAGTACGGCTGAATCCCTATTACATATTCTTAATGATATTTTAGATTTTTCTAAAATCGAGGCTAATCGCCTACAAATGGAGCAATTACCTTTTCGCCTAGAGTCTGTATTAGAAAAACTAGCTTCTTTACATATATTAAAGGCTGAAGAAAAAGGCTTGCAATTGCATATCGAGCTGGCTGCAGATTGTGATTTCTCCTTACTGGGAGATTCACTGCGTATTGGGCAAATTTTAAATAATCTGGTTGGTAATGCCATTAAATTTACCCCTGAAGGTGAGGTCCGGGTACAGGTTACGCTGCTTGAAGCGCTTGATCAGCGGGTGCATTTACAAATAGCAGTTAATGACACCGGTATAGGATTAACAGAGGCACAAATTGCTCAGCTGTTTAAGCCGTTTTCGCAGGCAGATAGCTCAACCACAAGGCAATTTGGTGGCACGGGCCTGGGCTTGTCAATTTGCAAGTGTCTGGTTGAATTAATGGAGGGGCGTGTCTGGGTTGAAAGCGCGCTTGGCCAGGGCAGTACATTTTATATATCCCTGTGGCTAATGCGTTCGGCTGAGCACATTTCGCCCGACAGAGTGAGCGGGCCCGTACAGCGTCTGGATGGTGTACGGATTTTATTGGTTGAAGACAATGTGCTTAATCAGCAGGTCGCTTATGAGCTATTAAGCGGCGTGGGGGCTAATGTCATGATTGCCCGGCATGGCGGAGAGGCTCTGGGCTGGTTGTCTATTGACCCTTTGCCTTGTGATTTGATTTTGATGGATTTACAAATGCCGGTGGTAGATGGTCATCAGGCAACGAAATTGATTCGTTCTGATTCTCGTTTTGATTCATTAGCAATTATTGCGATGACGGCCCATGCCATGTCAGACGAGCGCCAGCGCTGTTTGGATCTGGGGATGAGTGACTATATTACTAAGCCTATCCAGCCTAATGAGCTCTTTGCCACCGTGGCTAAATGGGTGGGCAAGTCCATTTGCCCACAGCAGATAAAAAGTGAGCCTGTTTTGATCAGGCCGGTTAATGAATCTGCTTTACCACAATTGCCCGGAATTAATACACAAGAGGTTTTGCAGCGGCTGGGGGGAAATATTGAATTGGCCAGGCACCTGTTTCAACAGTTTTATCAAGATTATCAGCAGGGGGCTGAGTCATTTCAGTTGTTACTAAAAACAGATTGCAAAGGGGCTGAACGTTGGGTTCATTCTATAAAAGGAGTCGCTGGTATTTTGGGAATGCATGAATTAATACAGGTAGCAGAGCCGCTGGAGCGGCAGCTTTATCTTTATCCTGGGGATGCAGGGGACACTTTTTCTGCTTTTGAAAAAGTATTGAATCATATGTTGGATGTGGTGGGACATGGCTATATTCCACCTGCAAAATTACAGAAAGAATTGCGGCTGGATACAGAAAAAGTAGGCTTGTTAATAAAACAGTTATCAGATCTTTTGGCTGATTTTGATGGTGATTCTGTAGATGTGTATTACCGTTTACGTGAGCAGCTTGAGGGATGGGTTGAATTGGCTGTGCTTGATCGCTTGGGAGAATCTATCAATGCATTCGATTTTGATAAGGCAATAAAGAACCTCGCCCTCCTTGAGAAAAAACTGTGA
- a CDS encoding response regulator has protein sequence MPDAEQNDRQIILLVDDTPANLAVLNECLKDTYKLRIANHGMQALALAERDPVPDLILLDVMMPNMDGIEVCQRLKEGVKTSDIPVIFLTAKTQEIDELSGFNAGAVDYIHKPLNPAIVQARVKNHITIQNLKNSIRLHNQTLEERVEQRTQELLKIQDATILAMGVMAELRDEETGLHLKRTQEYLRCLARAVADHPRFVAQLDPDSIAGMVKSAPLHDIGKVGVPDAILHKPAKLTDEEFTIMKNHPTYGRNIIREVERMLGEESVFLRYAREIAYGHQEKWDGSGYPQGAKGDEIPLSARLMAVADVYDALVSKRVYKAAFSHETAVNIIVQGKGRHFDPDLVEGFIQVAEQFQAIALQYADKTEDGLVS, from the coding sequence ATGCCCGATGCGGAGCAAAATGATCGCCAGATCATTTTGCTGGTGGATGATACACCAGCAAATTTGGCGGTATTGAATGAGTGTTTAAAAGATACCTATAAGCTGCGTATTGCAAATCATGGGATGCAGGCTTTAGCGTTGGCCGAGCGAGATCCGGTTCCTGACCTGATTTTGCTGGATGTGATGATGCCTAATATGGATGGGATTGAGGTTTGTCAGCGTTTAAAGGAAGGAGTGAAGACGAGTGATATTCCGGTTATTTTTTTGACGGCTAAAACTCAGGAAATCGACGAGCTCAGTGGCTTTAATGCAGGTGCCGTAGATTATATTCATAAACCGCTCAATCCTGCCATTGTACAGGCCAGGGTAAAAAATCATATTACCATTCAGAATTTAAAAAACTCAATTCGTCTTCATAATCAAACGCTTGAAGAACGCGTAGAGCAGCGCACTCAAGAGCTGTTAAAGATACAAGACGCTACTATTTTGGCGATGGGGGTGATGGCGGAGTTGCGCGATGAAGAGACAGGCTTGCATCTGAAGCGTACTCAGGAGTATTTGCGCTGCCTTGCCAGGGCGGTGGCGGATCATCCGCGGTTTGTTGCTCAACTTGATCCAGACAGCATTGCAGGGATGGTTAAATCTGCACCTTTACATGATATTGGCAAGGTAGGTGTGCCAGATGCTATTTTGCATAAGCCGGCAAAGCTGACTGATGAAGAGTTTACCATCATGAAAAACCACCCCACTTATGGTCGTAATATCATTCGTGAAGTGGAGCGAATGTTGGGAGAAGAAAGCGTTTTTTTACGTTATGCCCGTGAAATTGCCTATGGGCATCAGGAAAAATGGGATGGGTCCGGTTATCCACAGGGGGCTAAAGGCGACGAGATTCCTTTATCTGCAAGACTCATGGCTGTAGCTGATGTGTATGATGCACTGGTTAGCAAACGTGTTTATAAAGCTGCATTTAGTCATGAAACGGCAGTAAATATTATCGTGCAAGGCAAGGGCAGGCACTTTGATCCCGATTTGGTTGAAGGTTTTATTCAGGTTGCCGAGCAGTTTCAGGCTATTGCGCTGCAGTATGCGGATAAGACTGAAGATGGTTTGGTTAGCTGA
- the nadA gene encoding quinolinate synthase NadA has translation MSKRVVTLAHYYTQPEIQQMADKVGDSLELSLYAKECGADVIVFAGVRFMAETAKILNPQAEVILPASGSTCSLVTQTDVATLQKWREEYADYVHVSYINSSAEHKALSDWIVTSRNVDDIIASLYAEGKKVAFSPDRNMGAYLNFQYGYDMPLWSAVCEVHDKFNQVALDEAFAAVAGAKYLIAHPESPLPVLQQADYVGSTSGMLNWVKAFDKEPDAVIFVATEDGILYNMGLARPDLNIKQAPIYAGCQCNSCPYMKMNTIDAVKRAQAGEGTRINYLSSKQMDNARLPIERMLEFSKRYYQ, from the coding sequence ATGTCTAAACGTGTTGTCACGCTTGCGCATTACTATACCCAGCCTGAAATCCAGCAAATGGCCGATAAAGTGGGTGATAGCCTGGAGCTGTCTCTCTACGCTAAAGAATGCGGTGCAGATGTGATTGTGTTTGCTGGCGTGCGTTTTATGGCTGAAACCGCAAAAATTCTTAACCCGCAGGCCGAGGTGATTTTGCCTGCCAGTGGTTCTACCTGTTCATTAGTGACCCAAACCGATGTTGCCACCTTACAAAAATGGCGTGAAGAGTACGCAGATTATGTGCATGTTTCTTATATTAATTCTTCTGCCGAGCATAAAGCTTTATCGGATTGGATTGTCACCAGCCGTAATGTGGATGACATTATCGCCAGCCTTTATGCCGAAGGTAAAAAGGTGGCGTTTTCACCAGACCGTAATATGGGCGCTTATTTAAATTTTCAGTATGGCTACGATATGCCGTTGTGGAGTGCAGTGTGCGAAGTGCATGATAAATTCAACCAGGTTGCACTGGATGAAGCGTTTGCGGCAGTTGCAGGTGCTAAATACCTGATTGCTCACCCGGAAAGCCCGCTGCCTGTATTGCAGCAGGCCGATTATGTGGGCTCCACATCGGGTATGCTGAACTGGGTTAAGGCATTTGATAAAGAGCCCGATGCAGTGATCTTTGTCGCAACCGAAGACGGTATTCTTTATAATATGGGCCTTGCCCGCCCTGATCTGAATATCAAACAAGCCCCGATTTATGCGGGTTGTCAGTGTAATTCCTGCCCTTATATGAAAATGAATACTATTGATGCAGTTAAGCGTGCTCAGGCAGGTGAGGGAACTCGCATCAATTACCTGAGCAGCAAACAAATGGATAACGCACGCCTGCCGATCGAACGCATGTTGGAATTCTCTAAGCGTTATTATCAGTAA
- a CDS encoding bifunctional nicotinamide-nucleotide adenylyltransferase/Nudix hydroxylase has protein sequence MLDYLVFIGRFQPFHLGHLQVVKAALERAGKLIVICGSARQARNPQNPWTVPEREAMLRAALPPEMQDRVFVVGCSDRMYNDQQWVTEVQSLVDKVIAVDTASLGSREAQFKVGIVGSRRSKHTYYLDLFPQWQRVEVPEIAGIHASQVRRNLFADGGAGLCADKLPAPVYESLQAFRTGDIYFNLEAEWRFVQDYRRAWSAAPYPPTFVTVDAVVIHSGHILLVRRKNLPGRGLWALPGGFINQDELVKDAVIRELRDETRLKVPAPVLAGSIRSSRVFDHPHRSLRGRTITHAFLIELTPTGEGLPKVRGGEDTERAKWVPLFEFNRMEAELFEDHFYIVNWFLGQI, from the coding sequence ATGCTGGATTACCTCGTATTTATTGGGCGCTTTCAGCCTTTTCATCTTGGGCATTTGCAGGTGGTTAAGGCGGCTTTAGAGCGGGCGGGAAAATTGATTGTGATTTGCGGCTCGGCTCGTCAGGCAAGGAACCCGCAGAACCCCTGGACGGTACCTGAGCGCGAAGCCATGCTGCGGGCCGCATTGCCGCCAGAGATGCAGGATAGAGTGTTTGTAGTGGGCTGCTCGGACAGAATGTATAACGATCAGCAGTGGGTGACCGAGGTACAAAGCCTTGTGGATAAAGTAATCGCGGTGGATACCGCAAGCCTTGGCAGCCGCGAAGCGCAGTTTAAAGTAGGCATTGTGGGCAGCCGCCGCAGTAAGCACACTTATTACCTCGATCTGTTCCCGCAGTGGCAGCGGGTAGAAGTGCCCGAGATAGCGGGCATTCATGCCTCGCAAGTGCGGCGTAATCTGTTTGCCGATGGCGGGGCAGGGCTTTGCGCCGATAAACTACCTGCGCCTGTCTACGAGTCCTTGCAAGCCTTTCGTACAGGGGATATTTATTTCAATCTGGAAGCAGAATGGCGCTTTGTGCAAGATTATCGCAGGGCGTGGTCGGCGGCGCCCTATCCACCCACTTTTGTAACCGTAGATGCCGTGGTGATTCACTCCGGGCATATTTTACTGGTGCGGCGCAAAAATTTGCCCGGGCGAGGGCTGTGGGCCTTGCCGGGCGGTTTTATTAATCAGGATGAGCTGGTAAAAGACGCTGTGATTCGGGAGCTGCGCGATGAAACACGTTTAAAAGTGCCTGCGCCAGTGCTGGCAGGATCAATTCGCTCTTCACGGGTCTTTGATCACCCGCACAGATCATTGCGCGGGCGCACCATTACCCATGCTTTTTTAATTGAGCTCACCCCAACCGGCGAGGGCCTGCCCAAGGTGCGTGGGGGTGAAGATACAGAAAGGGCAAAGTGGGTGCCGCTGTTTGAATTTAACCGCATGGAAGCCGAGTTGTTTGAAGACCATTTCTATATTGTGAATTGGTTTTTAGGGCAGATTTAA
- the rbsB gene encoding ribose ABC transporter substrate-binding protein RbsB has product MKTWLKPLLIASMALAFSACSKQGPESAAAPEASPVAATASNNTVGLAISTQNNPFFVTLKQGAEEAAKASGLTLITVDAQDDAAKQIASIEDLIQKKVKVILINPTDSDALVSAVKQANAAKIPVITLDRSVNGGEVISHIASDNVAGGKMAAEFLLEKIGKQGEIAELEGIAGSSAARERGQGFHIVVDAEKGVKVAAKQPADFDRAKGLSVMENILQGNKKIKAVFAHNDEMALGAVQALEAAGLKNVIVVGFDATADAVAAVKAGKMAATVQQKPELIGKMGIEAAKKMIDGQTLEKNIPVPLELVK; this is encoded by the coding sequence ATGAAAACTTGGCTCAAACCTCTCCTGATCGCCTCAATGGCTCTGGCATTTTCGGCCTGCTCCAAACAGGGCCCGGAAAGTGCTGCGGCTCCTGAAGCGTCTCCTGTTGCCGCAACAGCCAGCAATAACACCGTTGGCCTGGCCATTTCCACCCAAAATAATCCTTTCTTTGTCACCTTAAAACAAGGTGCCGAAGAAGCCGCCAAGGCAAGTGGCCTGACGCTGATTACCGTTGATGCACAAGACGATGCAGCTAAGCAAATTGCCAGCATCGAAGATTTAATCCAGAAAAAAGTAAAAGTAATTCTGATTAATCCAACCGATTCCGATGCGCTTGTATCTGCAGTTAAGCAAGCCAACGCAGCAAAAATCCCAGTGATTACGCTGGACCGCAGCGTCAATGGCGGTGAAGTCATCAGCCATATCGCTTCAGATAATGTAGCGGGCGGCAAGATGGCGGCTGAATTCTTACTGGAAAAAATCGGTAAGCAAGGAGAAATCGCCGAGCTGGAAGGCATTGCTGGCTCCTCCGCTGCGCGTGAGCGCGGGCAAGGCTTTCATATCGTAGTAGATGCAGAAAAAGGCGTAAAAGTAGCCGCCAAGCAACCTGCTGACTTTGATCGCGCGAAAGGCTTGTCAGTGATGGAAAACATCCTGCAAGGCAATAAAAAGATCAAAGCTGTTTTTGCCCATAACGATGAAATGGCGCTAGGCGCAGTGCAGGCACTTGAAGCTGCGGGCCTGAAAAATGTTATCGTAGTTGGTTTTGACGCCACTGCTGACGCCGTTGCTGCAGTAAAAGCCGGCAAAATGGCCGCCACCGTGCAACAAAAACCTGAACTAATCGGCAAGATGGGGATTGAAGCGGCTAAGAAAATGATTGACGGCCAGACACTTGAGAAAAATATTCCAGTACCTTTAGAGCTGGTTAAGTAA
- a CDS encoding ABC transporter permease subunit encodes MNQNQKATLQKLGPLLALLLISGVLSVMSRDFLTVNNLLNVLRQVSINALIAFGMTFVILLGGIDLSVGAVLALSSVAIASMMAAGVDPVLATLFGVLAGAALGAVNGVIISRGKVAPFIATLGTMTIFRGLALVASDGRPITGFNSDFFSMLGAGYIANLIPVPVVTTLIAFAVLWFLLKKTVFGRHVYAVGGNEEASLISGVKVNRVKLWVYTLSGGLSALAGVILTSRLNSAQPNAGMGYELDAIAAVVLGGTSLSGGRGWIVGTLIGAVLIGVLNNGLNLLSVSSFYQQVIKGSVILLAVLLDRSAKK; translated from the coding sequence ATGAACCAAAACCAAAAAGCCACACTACAAAAGTTGGGCCCACTACTCGCGCTGCTGCTTATATCCGGCGTTTTGTCAGTGATGAGCCGCGATTTTCTCACCGTTAATAATCTGCTCAATGTGCTGCGCCAGGTATCGATCAATGCGCTGATCGCCTTTGGTATGACCTTTGTGATTTTGCTAGGCGGAATTGATTTATCTGTTGGCGCGGTGCTAGCACTTTCATCTGTTGCCATTGCCAGCATGATGGCCGCAGGCGTTGACCCGGTACTGGCAACCCTCTTTGGCGTGTTAGCCGGTGCAGCTCTGGGTGCAGTCAATGGCGTCATTATCAGCCGTGGCAAAGTCGCCCCCTTTATTGCCACCCTGGGCACGATGACAATCTTTCGTGGTCTGGCACTTGTCGCCTCGGATGGCCGCCCTATTACTGGTTTTAATAGCGATTTTTTTTCTATGCTGGGCGCAGGCTATATCGCCAACCTGATTCCTGTACCGGTCGTAACCACCCTGATTGCCTTTGCAGTATTGTGGTTTCTTCTGAAAAAGACCGTGTTTGGCCGTCATGTTTATGCAGTCGGGGGCAATGAAGAAGCCTCGCTCATCTCTGGCGTAAAAGTAAACCGGGTCAAGCTCTGGGTTTATACCCTGTCAGGTGGCTTATCCGCCCTGGCGGGTGTCATCCTCACCTCACGCCTTAACTCTGCCCAGCCTAATGCAGGCATGGGATACGAGCTTGATGCCATTGCCGCAGTCGTTCTAGGTGGCACCAGCTTGTCAGGTGGCCGGGGCTGGATCGTCGGCACTCTGATCGGCGCAGTATTGATTGGGGTTCTAAATAACGGTCTAAACTTACTATCTGTGTCATCATTTTACCAGCAAGTTATTAAGGGAAGCGTTATTCTTCTGGCAGTATTACTGGATAGAAGTGCAAAGAAATAG